One genomic region from Reichenbachiella ulvae encodes:
- a CDS encoding RES family NAD+ phosphorylase has translation MLLYRITSQKYARDLSGTGAGLYGGRWNPIGTNLLYTAGSISLACLEYMAHNFHLLASQKICLAKINIESTDIIELKPKDWPENWNNKSNISRANQEIGLRFVQESKAYALKVPSAIVPDEYNYLLDPLHPDHKNTSLEHLIDPFVLDQRVFGQ, from the coding sequence ATGTTGCTCTATCGGATTACTAGTCAAAAGTACGCCAGGGACTTATCCGGGACTGGAGCCGGACTCTATGGTGGTCGGTGGAACCCAATAGGCACAAATTTGCTCTATACTGCCGGGAGCATCTCACTGGCTTGCCTTGAGTATATGGCGCACAATTTTCATCTTTTAGCCTCTCAGAAGATATGTCTTGCCAAGATCAATATAGAATCAACTGACATTATTGAATTAAAACCTAAAGATTGGCCAGAAAACTGGAACAACAAGTCAAATATCTCAAGAGCAAATCAAGAAATAGGTTTGCGATTTGTGCAGGAATCTAAGGCTTATGCATTGAAAGTCCCTTCCGCTATAGTGCCAGACGAATACAACTATCTACTCGATCCTCTACACCCAGACCACAAAAACACTTCTTTAGAACATTTGATTGACCCATTTGTCTTGGATCAAAGGGTATTTGGTCAATAA
- the smc gene encoding chromosome segregation protein SMC, which translates to MQLTKLEIKGFKSFGDRVVINFDEGITGIVGPNGCGKSNVVDSIRWVLGEQKVRSLRSEKMENIIFNGTKNRKATQLAEVSLSFKNTKNLLPTEYSNVTITRRYYRSGESEYQLNGVTCRLKDITSLFLDTGIASNSYAIIELGMVDNILNDKDNSRRGLFEEAAGISKFKIRKKETMRKLDDTDADLERVEDLLFEIEKNLKSLERQAKQAQKYYQIKEDYKEYSVELAKKTVHKQKEKLDQLRSAVDACNDQKISYNKQLAEKEAELEKAKADLVSKEKLLANRQKTLNEHVQKIRSYESEKKIKNERLRFLNDKSDSLKDTIEQDRKSSERSTFSITSLENEKLSAEKMLNETTHKLEALQAEYEEEKQKNADRKAEGEELEKDFSFKKEEVYQLTKSLEIKNIQLSTLKQELEKTSSDNSSRTENLKDFEQSIAEVDEIKKKKQEEYDYLKSKDEELKNRIKHSEKTVEVIREELQQVNRKLDSSQNEYNLTKSLVDNLEGFPEAIKFLKKEKSWSKNAPLLSDILTCPEDYRVTIENYLEPYMNYYIVETEAEAFKAINILSDASKGKAHFFILDRFESFHPTTSELLADAIPATEVVEYDQKYRKLIGYILDNVYITHRDEGISSSKKAVLITKSGKIINRPFSVSGGSIGLFEGKKIGRAKNLEKLAQTIKKLTQKLDEVKSNLEEKTSDLERLKTSGYGADLEELQAELTKVNEEYVSLTTKQEQYTSLLSESELKREDIMEQIGILQEEIADIEPKQNKEKQVLEELEIKNASFKEQLAGYNDALNEKSSAYNQENIVYHQQQNKVSSIMQEISYKQANLETTKQRIEKNQSELKITDEEIRQLIEKSDTNDDQLIEMYEEKESIEEGVAEAEKQYYGEREKIDGVEKSTREVQRERELNDERLMELQNQLNETKLGLTSVKERLSVEFNVNIDQLLIDDNDEERSEKQQKAAEMDESELREKVDKLKGKMENMGPINPMAMEAYEEIKERHDFITGQKEDLTKAKESLISTINEINDVAKETFTEAFENIKANFIRVFRSLFTDEDQCDLYLSDPDNPLESSIEIIARPKGKRPLSINQLSGGEKTLTATSLLFAIYLLKPAPFCIFDEVDAPLDDANIDKFNNIIRDFSNESQFIIVTHNKRTMSTTDVIYGVTMVEQGVSRVVPVDLKELA; encoded by the coding sequence ATGCAATTAACCAAATTAGAGATTAAAGGCTTCAAGAGTTTTGGTGACCGAGTGGTGATCAATTTTGATGAAGGCATCACTGGAATCGTAGGTCCTAATGGCTGTGGCAAATCCAATGTGGTGGACTCAATTCGCTGGGTATTAGGAGAACAAAAAGTACGCTCTCTGCGATCGGAAAAGATGGAAAACATCATCTTTAACGGTACTAAAAACAGAAAAGCCACACAGCTAGCAGAAGTTTCTCTTTCATTCAAAAATACCAAAAACCTCCTTCCTACAGAATATTCAAATGTAACGATCACTCGTCGATACTACAGATCCGGAGAGAGTGAGTACCAACTCAACGGTGTGACTTGTCGATTGAAAGATATCACCAGCCTTTTTCTGGATACAGGTATAGCCTCTAACAGCTACGCCATCATTGAACTTGGGATGGTAGACAACATCCTGAATGACAAGGACAACTCTAGAAGAGGCCTTTTCGAAGAAGCTGCTGGTATTTCAAAGTTTAAAATCCGTAAAAAAGAAACCATGCGAAAGCTGGACGATACGGATGCCGATCTTGAGCGAGTAGAGGATTTGTTATTTGAGATCGAGAAAAACCTGAAATCGCTCGAAAGACAAGCCAAACAAGCGCAGAAATACTACCAAATCAAAGAGGATTACAAGGAGTACAGTGTAGAGCTGGCAAAGAAGACGGTTCACAAACAAAAAGAGAAACTTGATCAACTACGATCAGCAGTAGACGCCTGCAACGATCAAAAAATCAGTTACAACAAACAGCTAGCCGAAAAAGAAGCAGAATTAGAGAAAGCTAAGGCAGATCTGGTATCCAAGGAAAAATTACTGGCAAATCGTCAGAAAACCCTGAACGAGCATGTTCAGAAAATCCGAAGCTATGAGAGCGAAAAGAAAATTAAAAATGAGCGTCTGCGCTTCCTCAACGACAAGAGTGACAGCCTAAAAGATACCATCGAGCAAGACAGAAAGAGTAGCGAACGTTCTACATTTTCTATCACCAGTCTTGAAAATGAAAAATTGAGCGCAGAAAAAATGCTCAATGAAACCACTCACAAGCTCGAGGCATTACAAGCTGAATATGAAGAAGAAAAGCAAAAGAATGCTGATAGAAAAGCAGAGGGAGAAGAATTAGAAAAAGACTTTTCTTTCAAAAAAGAAGAAGTCTATCAACTGACGAAATCTCTTGAGATCAAAAACATCCAGCTAAGCACCCTGAAGCAAGAACTGGAAAAAACTTCTAGTGACAACAGTTCTCGAACCGAAAACCTAAAAGATTTCGAGCAGAGCATCGCTGAAGTGGATGAGATCAAGAAAAAGAAACAAGAGGAGTACGATTACCTAAAATCGAAAGACGAGGAGCTGAAGAATCGAATCAAGCATTCTGAAAAAACGGTAGAAGTAATCCGTGAAGAACTACAGCAAGTCAATCGAAAACTTGACTCTTCTCAAAACGAATACAACCTTACCAAATCACTTGTAGACAACCTGGAGGGCTTCCCTGAGGCAATCAAGTTCCTAAAAAAGGAAAAAAGCTGGAGTAAAAACGCCCCTCTTCTTTCGGATATCCTTACTTGTCCAGAAGACTACCGTGTAACCATCGAGAACTATCTCGAACCTTACATGAACTACTACATCGTAGAGACGGAAGCGGAAGCATTTAAGGCCATTAACATACTAAGCGATGCATCCAAGGGGAAAGCACACTTTTTCATTCTGGATAGATTCGAGAGCTTCCACCCTACCACTTCGGAGCTGCTGGCCGATGCTATTCCTGCCACGGAAGTTGTGGAATACGATCAGAAATACAGAAAGCTAATTGGCTACATACTGGACAATGTCTACATCACTCACCGCGATGAAGGTATATCCAGTAGCAAGAAAGCGGTTCTAATCACCAAGAGTGGCAAGATTATCAATCGTCCTTTCAGCGTATCAGGGGGATCTATCGGACTTTTCGAAGGTAAGAAAATCGGACGAGCCAAGAACCTGGAAAAATTGGCTCAAACCATCAAAAAACTGACCCAGAAGCTGGATGAGGTGAAGTCAAATCTGGAAGAGAAAACTTCGGATCTGGAAAGACTCAAAACCAGTGGCTATGGTGCGGATTTGGAAGAACTGCAGGCAGAACTAACGAAAGTCAATGAGGAATATGTCTCACTGACTACCAAACAAGAGCAATACACCAGTCTCCTTTCTGAAAGCGAGTTGAAGCGAGAAGATATCATGGAGCAAATTGGCATTCTGCAGGAAGAAATCGCTGATATAGAACCTAAGCAAAACAAAGAAAAGCAGGTTCTGGAAGAGTTGGAAATTAAAAACGCCTCTTTCAAAGAGCAATTAGCTGGATACAACGATGCACTGAACGAAAAATCCTCCGCATACAATCAGGAGAACATCGTCTACCACCAACAGCAAAATAAGGTTTCCAGCATCATGCAGGAAATCAGCTACAAGCAGGCCAATCTGGAAACGACGAAGCAACGCATCGAGAAAAACCAGAGCGAGCTCAAAATCACCGACGAAGAGATTCGACAACTGATCGAAAAGTCAGACACCAACGACGATCAGTTGATCGAGATGTATGAAGAAAAAGAAAGCATCGAAGAAGGTGTCGCTGAGGCAGAAAAGCAATACTATGGCGAGCGCGAGAAAATAGATGGAGTAGAAAAGTCAACCCGCGAAGTTCAGCGCGAACGTGAACTGAACGATGAGCGTCTGATGGAACTCCAGAATCAGCTCAACGAAACGAAACTGGGTCTTACGAGTGTAAAAGAACGCCTCTCTGTAGAATTCAACGTCAACATCGATCAACTGTTGATCGACGACAATGATGAAGAACGCAGCGAAAAGCAGCAGAAGGCCGCTGAAATGGATGAATCAGAATTGCGCGAAAAGGTAGACAAACTGAAAGGTAAAATGGAAAACATGGGACCTATCAACCCCATGGCCATGGAGGCGTACGAAGAAATCAAAGAAAGACACGATTTCATCACTGGTCAAAAAGAAGACCTGACTAAAGCGAAGGAATCCTTGATCTCCACCATCAATGAAATCAATGATGTGGCGAAAGAAACCTTCACCGAAGCGTTCGAAAACATCAAGGCTAACTTCATTCGGGTATTCCGTTCTCTATTTACAGACGAAGATCAATGTGATCTCTATCTTTCAGATCCAGACAACCCGTTGGAATCAAGCATAGAAATCATCGCACGACCAAAAGGAAAAAGACCGCTATCTATCAACCAACTTTCAGGGGGAGAAAAGACTTTAACAGCTACCTCGTTACTATTTGCGATCTATCTATTGAAACCGGCTCCATTCTGTATTTTCGATGAGGTAGATGCTCCTTTGGATGATGCGAACATCGACAAGTTCAACAACATCATCCGCGACTTCTCTAACGAGTCTCAGTTCATCATCGTGACGCACAACAAACGCACGATGTCTACCACTGATGTGATCTATGGGGTAACCATGGTAGAGCAAGGTGTATCGAGAGTGGTACCTGTGGATTTGAAAGAGTTGGCATAA